The Apium graveolens cultivar Ventura chromosome 10, ASM990537v1, whole genome shotgun sequence nucleotide sequence TTGGTCGGCCGGGAACACTACGGAAGAAATTTGTGGTCGTCATGGAACTGCTACGGAGGCTCTTGATTGTCCAAAAGGCCCCAATTTATGGGTTGGTCACCCGGGAGCACTACGGAGGTAAGTTGTGGTCGTcatggctctgctacggaggTTCCTAGTCGGCCAAAAATCCCTATTTGTGGGCTGGTCGGCCAGGAGCATTACAGAAACAAATTGTGGCAATTatggctctgctacggaggctcctggtcgGCCATATGCCTTCCATTTATGGGCTGCTCGGCCGGGAGTGGTCTTAATGGACCTTGGGAGTCTCCTACAGGGTAATCTGATCCGTCAAGAGGAGAACATCCTGTTCTCGCACTTGTGAGTTCAGCTGAAAATCTAATCTTGTCTTGATCTTTACTAGTTCTGCTAATCATGGTGATTAACATAATCGTCCCTTAATTAAGACTAATATCTTGTATTTAATTTCAGGGAGGCTTTTCTCGGAGGACTGATACAATAAGCAATGTCCTGCACCACTTTTTTCGTTTATTATGTCATCCTTTCTTGTCTTTTGATCGTTCTTTTCCACCATTTATAGTGTTCTTTTAGTGAGGTACCTGATAGCGCGAACCATGCAGACTTACGACATGCTGTAGCAGGTGACCTTTttcctataaaagaagatgagaagtgctcattttcattcacactttcatttctcaacttctcaaattctcaaattTTCTCAAGCTTTTATCTTTCTTTCTGCTCTTCAAGAATGTCTAACGGACAAGGTCCTAGCAAGTCCTCTTTCTCCTAGAAGGAAGCTCTATACAATAGGGCCACTCTTCACTCTCTTCAAGGTATAGCTCTTGTTTCCCCCTTCTCCATTAATCGTTGTTCCACCAGCCTAAAGAGTATGATAGACTAGAGGGCGGAGGAGTAGCCAAGTACCATCCATTTTGATGTGTTTCATCACAAAAATATGCTCTGTAAGAAGGATGTCGAAGAGATTAAGTCGACTTACTCGTGGCCCAACTGCTTAAAGATTTATAAAGTTAATCCTAGTGAGAGGTCTTACAACCTCTGCCACCAAAGGCTATTCATGTACAAAGTGGCCCTTAAGTCCGGGCTACGGTTCCCCTGCACCCTTTCATTCCGAGGCTTCTAGCTAAGCTCAATATTCATCCATTCCAGCTTTACCCCAACAGGTGGTCTTTCATTATTCTGTTCATAGTGAGGTGTCATGACTTGGGGCATCCCCTTGAGTGTGACTATGATTTATAGTATTTCCATGACAAAGGCCTCTCCTTTGAGTCAACCTGGTTGGGTCGTGATACAAATAAAGCTCAAGTTCCTCATATGGTGAACACCGGTTCTCTCCACGAATCAAACCACAAATGGAACAAGAGGTTTGTGGTTGTTGAATGGAAGGGTGGAGACTCGGGTACTTACTTCAGACGTGACTTTAGCATCCCGGTTGATAGTTCTCATTTCATTTTTAATCTTTCGGATGCCGAAATTCTATCCCGAGATCTCCTCATTGATGAAGACAGGAGAACTTCTTATTGGGAGTTCGTAACAGAAGTAAGGCTCGTTGAAGCTGGCCTTAGCAGCCTCTCTATAGAGGGTATTTATTTTCGTTTCTCCTTAACTTTGTGCAACTTTATTCTTatatcttctttcttttcttctcgtTTTAGCTGCTGAGGCTGTCGATGCCAAAGCCAACATGAGCGATGTTGTTACGGGTAAGATGACCAGAGATGCATCCAAGAAGTCCAACCGTATTCCCAATATTCCAGCCTTCCTTGAGATGTCGGGATCAAATCAGAAGAGGACTAAAGGCTTTGATGGGAATTCTAGGACCCCTTTTGAGCCAGAATGGGGTATCTCTACCAACGACTCTGTACCCTGCAATCTGGGCCTTGCCCTTGAGTGGTCGAAGAACTGCATTACTCCTCCTGAGCTCCTATTTGTCTCTTTCGGTGAGAAGCTTCTAGAAGCCGAGATGCTGGGGGCTCAAGCCCTGTACCAGGTACACCTCTCCTTGTATAAATTTCTTTTAAGTGCATTTTTCCTTAGAACTTTAATAAAGTTATAAGAATCACTCCTTGGGGACTCGGCCCTTCATACTTAAACTTTTTATAACTCTATTCACGTTTTACTTGTCAGGCCAATGCCTAATTTACGACATCCTCCACCCAGGCTGTCAAGATGATAGGCGACTATGTTGCACTGCAGACTTCCATGAATAAAATGACTATCTCCTCAGGGGAGTGAGAGTCCTAAACTTATGAAGCCGAAGATAAACTTGTTGTTATGGAGAGGAAATATGCCAGCTCGGAGGAGAAGAGGAAGAATGAATGGAGAGAGCTCATAGACTCATATTACAGATCCTCCTTATTCACTAAGATGATGAATGAGCATGATGATCAGATGCGCCCTGTCAACCTTGCTCTAGGTTGGAAGAGGGGAGTGAATGATGCTCAAGGCGTGTGGCCGGATGTCGTCGACCCGGGTCTTCTATCTTGCCCCTGGCAGCTACCCGTTATGGATCCATCGGAAAAAGCTTTCGGATCTGTGCCCTCAACTCCTCGTGTGAGGTCTCAATCGAGTTCTAGTCACGGGGGTTCCGGTTCCGGTTCTAAGGGTAAGGCCCCCTCGGGTAGCCCTAACTCCAAAGCAGCCCTTCGTGGGAAAATCAGGGAGCCGATTCGAGGGATTAGCTATTCCTCTTCCGAGGTGGGCTCGGATGGAGAATGGGAGGATTCTTCTTATGAGTGATTTGTGTGGCCTTGCATGGCTTTAGTTGCCTCTTGTTGCCATGTTTTCAGAACTTATTTATTCAGACCTTATTGATTGTAAAATATTGGTCCTTTGGGACTTTGACTTATGATCCTTCGGAATCCCTGTCTATGCAATGCGTTTAGTTTCATTACATACTTGTCTTTTATTTTTGGAatttggtccttcgggacttgcATTCTCTAAATGCTTATACTTAAATAAATTGGTTGACAATATGATAGaaataaacttgcataaatagataatatcTCTGAGAAATGGGCTTAACCCTTACATAAGATGGTTTCTTCGACCTCATTCATAAACATAATGCTAAGTACTTGGAACATGTAGTGAATGTCCTAAACATAATGAACATTCAGGTTTGAAGCATGCCAAGTGCAGGGAACTTCATCACCATTCATGGTCTCTAACTTGTAGAATCCCCATCCCAATGTCTTTTGGACCTTATAAGGTCCTTCCCAGTTTAGGGCTAGCTTTCCTCTCTCCCTTACTCCTGATGCCTCAATCTTCCTCAGAACAAAATCTCCCTGTTGAAAGATCCTTTCCTTAACCCTTCTATTACAATAGAGGGAGGCTCTCTGTTGATGCTCTGCATTGCGGGCATTGGTCTCATCTCTGACCTCGTCAATGAGATCGAGAGTGAGCCTCATGCCTTCATTATTGGTTTCAGGTTCATAAGCTTCGATTCTAGGGGATCCATGCGTGATCTCAAGGGGCACCACAACCTCGGCTCTGTAAGTTAGCATGAATGGGGTAGCTTCAGTTATCACTTTGTAGGTGGTATGATATGCCCATAGTATAGGCAGTAACTCATCCACCCAAGTATTTCTCGAGCGTTCAACCCTATTtttaagtccatcaaggatgattctgttagcaactTCTGCTTGTCCGTTTGCCTGAGGATATGCAACCAAGGTGAAGAGAAGTTCTATGTGTCATCGTAGTACTCTCTGAAATCTGCATTATCAAATTATTTCCCATTATCCGTGACAAGGATGCATGTAATTCCATATCGACATATCACATTCTCCCAAAAGAATTGGGTAATTttcttggtggttatcttggctagtgcTTTAGCCTCAATCCACTTCGTAAAGTAGTCTATGTCTACCACAATGAACTTCCTTTGTCCCGATGCTAAAGGAAATGGTCCAACTATGTCAATTCCCCACATTGCAAAAGGTATGGTTGTGCTGATAGATGTAAGCCTCTCTGGGGGGCTGTCGTACTATTGGAGCGTGCCTCTGGCATCtgtcacatttcttcacataaGTTTTGCATCGGGTAGCAGAGTTGACCAGTAGAATCCCAAccgagttatcttgtgagcgagggccctgcccccaaagtgttgtccacaaatcccTTCATGGGCTTCTTTAAGTGCCTCCTCTGCTTCAAGAGGTCTCAAGCACTTCAGGTATGGAATAATAAAGGACCTTTTGTAGAGAAGGCCTTCAATCAATGAGTATCTCAATGATCTAACCGACAGTTTGCGTGCTTCCTGGGCATCGTCGGGGAGCCACCCAGTTTATAAGTGGGTCTTGATCGGGTCTATTCAACAGCTCATCACACCGATCGACACTATCAGATTTATGACATGAACAGTAGGGGTCTTCAAGACTTGAAAGTAGATACTTCTCGGATATTTCTCAATTTCAGATGAAGCTAACTGAGATAGGGCATCTTCCgtagtgttctcctctctcgGAACATGTTCTGCGTaccattcatcgaactgagtcagtATTCCCTTTATGACTCTCAGGTACTTGGCCATAGTATCATCCTTGGCCTCAAACTCTCCATTAACTTGAGCAACTACAAGTCTTGAGTCTCCACAAACCTTTAGGTCTTTGGCCGTCACggctctagccaagcctaagcaagttatcaatgcttcatattctgcttcgttgttcgtagttgggaaatccaacttcaaagcatactcaattataaacccatcagggctttaCCAGACTAGGTCCGCACCACTAGATTTTGTTTTGGATGCTCcgtcaaaatagagaacccaatactcttttaGGGTTATTTTTTTATCTTTCTCCTTCTCCCCTCATTCTGGGGTTATTATCTCTTGCCCCCGACTTTTTGGTCGTTAATGGTGCATTCGACCATGATGTCTGCTAAGGCATGAGCCTTGATGGCCATTCAAGGCTTGTACTTAaaatcaaattctcctaacttaattGCCAATTTGATGAGCCTTCCACTGGCCTTCAGGCTATAAAGAATGTTCCTCAGGGGTTGGTTCGTCAGGACTTCTatcttgtgagcctggaagtaTAGTCTGAACTTCCTCGAGGCTGTGATGAAAGCAAGCGCGAACTTCTCCGTGGCAGAGTAATTCAACTCTGCTCCATGGAGCACcttgcttacatagtatacagGCTTCTGGAGCTTCTGTTCTTCCATCACGAGAACTACACTCATAGCATTTTTAGATACCGCAATGTACAAGTAAAGGGCATCCTCCGGACATGGTTTGGCCAGCAATAGGGCTTCATTCATGTACTTCTTTAGCTGTTGAAAGGCCTCCTGGCTCTCAGCTGTCCATTCAAAGTCcttcaccttcttaagggttTTAAAAAAGGGTAGACATTTATCTCCAGACTTAGAGATGAACCTCCATAGAGttgcgattcttcctttcagctTCTGAACTTCCTTGATGGTGCGTAGAGGCTCCATGTCTAGGATGGCTTTTATCTTGTCGGGGTTTGCCTGCATTTGCCTCTTAGAGACAATGTgacccaaaaactttccagacccaaGGCCCAAAGCACACTTGGctgggtttaacatcatcttatggtgcCTCAGCACTTCAAATACCTCTCTGAGTTGACTAATATGATCGGCCTTCCTTAGGCTTTTGACTAACATATCATCgacatagacctccatggtcttcccaattAGATGGGCAAAAATCTTGTTTACCAATCTTTGgtaagtagctcctgcattcttaagtccaaaagccataacaagataacaaaatacaccaaagtcagttatgaaGGATACCGTAGGGTGTCAACTTTGTGCATTTTAATCTGATTGTAACCGTTGAAGCCATCCATAAAGCTTAGCATCTCGTGTCCATCAGTGGCGTCGATTAGGGTATCAATCCTCGGTAGGGGACAACAGTCCTTGGGACAAGCATCCTTCAAGTCAGTGAAGTCAATGCACTTCATCCACTTCCCATTGGCCTTCTTAACCATTACGGGGTTGGCCAACCATTCAGGGAATTGCACTTCCTCAATGAAACTAGCTTCTAAAAGCTTCTCGACCTCCTATTTAATGGCTTCTAGCCTATTAGGGGTGTAAGTTCTCTTCTTTTATTTCATGACCTTTTGAGTTGGGTCAACATTCAACCTATAAGTTATAAGGTTCGGGTCTATCCCAGGCATATCAGTTGCTGTCCAAGAAAACACATCACTGTTCTCTTGGAGGAAAGTTGTTATTTGGCCTTCAAGGGCTTTTCCAGAGATTCCCCAATATACGTGACCTTCTCCGGGTCTAAGGGGTCTAGGGGAATTGAGACCAGGTCCTCAGCTTGCTTCCTTCTCAGTTCGTCATTCTCTcggacatccatgtcttctatggggAGGACTTGCCCCTGGTTCCATCGGCCTAAGTGCTGCAATATAGCAATTACGGGCCATTTTATGATCTTCTTTCGCTTCTCCAACACCATTCCTAGTTGGGAACTTCAGTACCATGCAGTAGGTTGAGGGCATAGCCTTAAAATCATAGATCCTTGTTctacccatgatagcattgtaagtagAGGCAGCCTTAACAACCTGAAAGTTCAACATCTGCGTGGCCTCCCGGGGCTCTTCCCCTATAGTTACTAGAAGTTGTATTGCTCTCTCGACTTTGCATTCCACATAGTTAAACCCGTAGATAGGTGCGTCAGATGGAGTTAGTGGAGAATCATTGTAGCCCATCCTTATGAATGTGTCATGGAACAGAATATCCATGGAAGCTCCATTGTCCATACAGACCCTCATAACAGGAAAATTTCCAATTATCGGAGTGTAACCAGAGGATCATcctgaggaaatttcaaaccttcaaggtccGGGTCACCAAATTCAAGCGTCATTTCCGACTTAGAACGCTTAGATGGTTCTCCAACTATGCTCATTACTTCTCTCGCATAAGCTTTTCGGGAGTTCCTTGTAGTACCAGCTGTTGTAGGACCTTTTGAAATCATATTGATTACTGACCCTCAGGGCTGTGGGTTGCAATCTTTGTTGTTACCCCTTCGATCATAATCTTTTTGATCGTTGTCTCTTTTTTAGCCTCCATcctcttcacccttggtgaaacATCCAAATTTTCCCCTTCAGATcaaatactcaatctcatccttgagttgcctacaatcgtcagtgtcatgaccaacatctttgtgaaaaCTGCAGTATCAACTCTTGTCTCTCTTCTCAgggtctccccttagtggcttcggccATTTGAAATCTTTTTCCTTCTTAATTTACATGaggatttggctccttggagctTTCAACCTCGCATATATAGTGAACCTTGGTTGCTGATTCTTCTTAAAAGAGGAGGAGTCAGAGTTTTTTCCAATTTgtggatacttgtccttggcatcATATTCCTGATCCGTCTTCCGCTTCTTGTTTCCAGTAGGTTCATTATTCATAGCCATCTTCTTTATACTCTCCTCCACCTTGTTTCCGGCTCTATCCTGAAGCTGCAACATGCTTTTGGGAGGGTGCTTATCCAGGGACATCTAAAGAACTCGTCTCTAGTCCCTTGTTGTAGGGCTATCATAACTACCTTATCATCAAAATAAGGGACCTTCAAAGCCTCCTTCGTAAATCGATTCAGATACTCTCGCagggactcctttgctccttgcacTATGCCCATGAAAGAAGCTAAACTCTTCTTGGGTATTCTTTTAATTATGAACTGCTTGATAAAAGCTTGGCTCCAGTCCTTaaaggatccaatagagtttgggggcagacggttgtaccacctttgagccatacccgatagggtttgagaAAAAGCCTGACATTTAATAGCATCGTTCATGGGCTGTAGCAACAGGGCGTTAGAGaacgtcctaacatgattagcagggtctccagtaccatcgtatgctttgatggtggtcatcttgaacttccttgagatgtgggcattcattatctcgtCAGTAAATGGTGGGTatggatcatcaggatctcctaggggcataagatcacttggatcagcccttggggcaacaacccttcttggtattagaccatccaggtctatgattgaaGGAGGATTTCTCCGTCTTGGAGCGAGTGGAGGGCTTGGGGCCAGATGCATCTCCAAGTCATGCTTCAgtctttggatctcagcttcatgagccctgatcctctcttgAATATCTTGGGAGTTCGTCCCTTGATTGCTCCTGGGGCGTTGTTCAGTATCAGCCATCGGCACTTTTCCAGCATGCCTCCTTCTCAGAGCAACATCATCATCCGATGATTCGGAGTCTCTATAAGTATAAGGTTCATAGAATTCTTAATCCTCTGGAATATGATCCAAGCCCCATATGTATTGGGGAATtcgcccttgtgcttcactcctatTAGAGTATCCACTTCCTCCAAATTTGGGGTATAGAGGCATTCTgtaagggggttagtagtcacaatcgtcgagtactcatacccaacgggctGAGGGTTCACAGGTACATGTACctgctgaaattggggattcatcccttgaggagctgtgggattcgtcccttgtggctgagactcagttgcccctaccaggtttcctccttgggtggaggcatagGTTGAGTGCGGTGGTACCTCTACCACTGATGCGATTGTTTATGATGAGACAGGAGTGTATGTTCCAGTATTGTTTTTGCTCCTTGTGTTCACCAAGGTTATTGTACTCTTCCCACATACGGCGCTAAatattgtggaataaaaacctgAGTACATTAGTATTAATTctagggtttgtgagcttcgagGTTTAATGGCTGCTCTAGCGTTCGGGACTATTagtccttgcaagatgcctacgtatctctgcgTTGTAGAGAATCAATCCAAAAACGTcattctaggttgaggggtagagacctttatatagaggtgagtctagggtcagacttgtgttgggagacttggtggacaagtctctaACTTATATGGTAATTAGGAGTTCTATTGGGAAAGGAGCTCCAgaaccttctgtgtaggactttgagtccgtttaggACACATGTCCCTGCTCTTCCAATCGTATTAGGCCTAGTCCATGAACAGCTTATATTCGTAGACCATGACGACCTCAGCTGGTGGGCCTTGCCTACATGGGCCATCCTAAGCCTGCTATGAGCTTGGACCAGACAGGTCTAACCTGAACTTCAGACAAGAAGCTCAAGTgtaattaatgtgacatttaatgtgtctttaggatgtattttatATCCATATGAATTTAGTTATTTCTCGAAAAGAGTTGCATTCTATTATACATTTATAAATCAAAGGTATTATAGATATCCTATACTCGTATCATCTAATTATTTTTTAAGTTAAATATGCCAATTTTATTACATAAATATCAGATTTAAAAATCCCAATATATTGCCAATAATAAACTTTGAGAAAATTACTTGAAATTTCTTAGATGGGTATTttagatattattatttaattattttatatttaattattttgataagaaaaaatcaatttttcttttattattattattattattattattattatttcaaaaattaaaaaataataaataaatattacttgtcggtaaaatttacatttttaaaaTTAACGCTCTTTGTAAATATTTGGGTGGTGTGATTTATTCTATATTTCTTTTTTCAATTTTACCTCAATGTTTAGTATTTTATGAAAAGagtaataaataatttttttattaagaATTAAATAGGTTATTCTAGAATTCACTAGAGATCACTATGGTTGAAGGTTAGGTTAATTGACCGAGATTAATTAGTTTATAAATCGCCCTAAAACCCATTCAAGCTACTACCCATTCCTTATTTCGTTTGCAATTAGAAAGAAATAATTAGAGAGAAGTAATTAGAAGGAAGAATTAGAGGAAGGTGATCAAAAAGAGGAAATTGAATCAAGGAAAGTTGGATAAAGGATAGCATAAAGAATCAAGTGATTTTGGGTGAATAATCATAAAGGAATTAGGAGTTACTTTGGGGATTAATCAAGAAGACCATTCTAATAAAAGGTAATGATCTTGATCATTTTTTTAGTAAATATTCAAGTTCCCTAAATATTGTGTAAAGTGATGTTTGTGATTTTGTGAATTATTCGCTAGACTGTAAGTAACTCGATATATTTACGTTTCGTTTATTAGACAATCcgaataattattacgaaaaTAATCATTATGTATTcataattagtaataattattttctATTGGGCTTCAATTATTAATGGACCACAAATTGGGTTGTGCCCAAATAATTGTAATTAGGGTTCATATGAGAAATTGGGAATTTTTGTTGTAATGTTGAAATTTGAGATGTAATTGAGAGGTTTTGATGATTGGGATGTAAGGAATGATTTGTAGGAGAGTAATTGATGAATGTAAATCGAAGTAAACAAAACCACCGCAATAGCGGTGGCGGCGGTGAGTAATCGCCGAAACAAATGAAGGGAAGGAGGAGGATTTGATTGGTGTTGGTGAGGgagtgtgtgtgtttgtgtgggTGTTGTGTTTGTATATGTGTATTTGTGTGCGTGTGTGAGCGTTACAAGGAGGAGGAGCCGCCGATGGTGATGGTGGTGTggggtgagagagagagaggaacgGAGAGAGATAGAGAAATGATGAGAGACAGGGAGAAGACAAAGAGCAGAAAGAGAAAAACGAGGAAGAAATACGAGAGagagatagatagatagatagatagatagatagatagatagatagatagatagatagatagatagatagatagatagatagatagagagagagggagcgagagagagagagagagagagagagagggggagagagagaaagagagagagagagagagagagagagagagagagagagagttttgaagagagagagagagagatatatataggCCGGAGTTTGGCCGGAAAACCACCTCTGGGGAGAATCTGAAAAATCCGTTTGGATAGGAGGATAGATCGGAGACAGAGGAGTTCAAGAAGGGTAAAAGCTTCGAGATTGGACATTGCCGGCGGTTACCATGGAAGCTGATGAATTGGTGGAGTGAGGAAGAAGGGAGAAGGAATGGAACAGTCTTTTTCCAGTTTTAATAATTTattgagtaaataaataaaagtaataataataataaagccATAACATTGTTAtagaataaaaaaataatataagaAGAGAATGAATAATAGTTGGTGTATATTGAGTTCTTGTAATTGAGAGATATTTAATGGAATATAATTTAATTGAGTTCCAATTTTCCctaattatttaattttgaaatgaGGGAGACAAAGCTTGGTAAtaataattttctaaaaatgtAGTTATTATTTTTATAACGCCCTGGAATAAAATAATATGTGAAGTACAAATCTAAATAATCAGTTAGTAGAATTATTTTGAGTTTAGCGAGTATCGAATAATGTATTtgtaaataataatatttttataatttggAATATTTATCTTTATCGAAAAGAAAGAATATCATAATAAATATAATTCGGGGACAATCTTAACAAGGAAATATTTAAATGGCTAGTTGAGTTTTTTCAAGCCGAATAAAATTTTCCTAGAATTAATAAATTGATTCGAGTTTAGCAAAAGATGCATTATTAAATCAAGTACTAGAGAAATAAATGATTGGGCGATCGACAATATTAATTTTATGTTTGAGGTTCATCAAATTATTTATTTTGGGATATTTAACTAAAATATTGT carries:
- the LOC141690405 gene encoding uncharacterized protein LOC141690405, with product MAKYLRVIKGILTQFDEWYAEHVPREENTTEDALSQLASSEIEKYPRSIYFQVLKTPTVHANGQAEVANRIILDGLKNRVERSRNTWVDELLPILWAYHTTYKVITEATPFMLTYRAEVVVPLEITHGSPRIEAYEPETNNEGMRLTLDLIDEVRDETNARNAEHQQRASLYCNRRVKERIFQQGDFVLRKIEASGVRERGKLALNWEGPYKVQKTLGWGFYKLETMNGDEVPCTWHASNLNVHYV
- the LOC141690406 gene encoding uncharacterized protein LOC141690406 — encoded protein: MDNGASMDILFHDTFIRMGYNDSPLTPSDAPIYGFNYVECKVERAIQLLVTIGEEPREATQMLNFQVVKAASTYNAIMGRTRIYDFKAMPSTYCMVLKFPTRNGVGEAKEDHKMARNCYIAALRPMEPGASPPHRRHGCPRE